The following proteins are encoded in a genomic region of Flammeovirga agarivorans:
- a CDS encoding sensor histidine kinase, whose translation MTFSFQKLKNNYNEITYQGVIITILFIYFSYTLDGTQNVSLYSLVSIHKFAFFGNYLVAAIIINYFLLPYFYYRNQTLLFVIFLSFLISFVILTDEFILEQIYYPDTRGQYFPGILFTLIETLPLIFIMVAFKIVWDFNKKQSEIEQLKSLMNESELQFLKYQINPHFLFNHLNNLYAYALEESPKTPSIILELSSVLRYMLYDCKENEVMLSKELMHLKNYTALNELQIHERGIVNYKEEILSSDFKISPLILVVFIENAFKHSNESQIKNITIDIDIVVNKEGLLTFTCINNFLPHFAKSTHSGIGLENVKKRLHLLYPNQHELSIESIDNLFKVTLTLNLKHIEI comes from the coding sequence ATGACTTTCTCTTTCCAAAAATTAAAGAATAATTATAATGAAATCACCTATCAAGGAGTCATTATTACAATACTCTTTATTTATTTTTCGTATACATTAGACGGTACACAAAACGTATCACTTTACTCTCTTGTTTCGATACATAAATTTGCTTTCTTTGGTAATTACTTAGTTGCCGCTATTATTATTAATTACTTTTTGCTTCCCTATTTTTATTATCGCAACCAGACATTATTGTTTGTTATTTTTCTTAGCTTTCTAATAAGCTTTGTGATTCTAACAGATGAATTTATCCTCGAACAGATTTATTATCCTGATACTAGAGGACAATATTTCCCTGGAATCTTATTTACCTTAATAGAGACGCTCCCATTAATTTTTATCATGGTTGCTTTTAAGATTGTATGGGACTTTAATAAAAAACAAAGTGAAATTGAGCAATTAAAATCTTTAATGAATGAAAGTGAGCTTCAATTTTTAAAATATCAGATCAACCCGCATTTTCTTTTTAACCATCTGAACAATTTGTATGCTTATGCTTTAGAAGAATCACCGAAAACACCTTCAATAATATTAGAGCTATCTTCTGTGCTTCGATATATGCTGTATGATTGCAAGGAGAATGAAGTAATGCTTTCTAAAGAATTAATGCATCTAAAAAACTATACAGCATTAAATGAACTACAAATTCATGAAAGAGGTATTGTTAATTATAAAGAGGAAATCCTTTCAAGTGATTTTAAGATCTCTCCACTAATCTTGGTTGTATTTATTGAAAATGCTTTCAAGCACAGCAACGAAAGTCAGATTAAAAATATTACTATCGATATTGATATAGTAGTAAATAAAGAAGGCCTACTCACTTTCACCTGCATTAATAATTTTTTACCTCATTTTGCTAAAAGTACACACTCTGGAATTGGATTAGAGAATGTAAAGAAACGTCTGCATTTACTATATCCGAACCAACATGAATTATCCATAGAATCCATCGACAATTTATTCAAAGTCACACTAACATTAAACTTAAAACACATCGAAATATGA
- a CDS encoding LytR/AlgR family response regulator transcription factor produces MITCIIVEDQAPAQKILKNYIQKTDQLSLLNTFSDAIEAKEFIEEHPVDLMFLDINLPQLSGIEFLKSLKNSPVVILTTAFSDYALESYQYRVIDYLLKPFSYDRFILSINKALSLLNYSSHNEVIFIKSRNDIIKIKHQDIFYIKSDVDYTEIFTTSKKYLSSSSLKEWNHKLDNTFCQVHRSYIVNLEHLLKISQNKVHLSNEEVIPIGRAYKKEFMEKCN; encoded by the coding sequence ATGATTACATGTATTATAGTAGAAGATCAGGCTCCAGCTCAAAAGATTCTTAAAAACTACATTCAAAAAACGGATCAACTTTCATTACTTAATACATTCTCCGATGCTATCGAGGCAAAAGAATTTATCGAAGAACATCCTGTTGATTTAATGTTTTTGGACATTAATTTACCTCAATTATCAGGTATTGAATTTTTAAAGTCTCTAAAAAATAGTCCTGTAGTGATACTCACAACCGCTTTTTCCGATTATGCATTAGAGAGTTATCAATATAGAGTGATTGATTATTTGTTAAAGCCGTTTTCTTATGATCGATTTATTTTATCTATTAACAAGGCATTGTCTTTACTTAATTACTCTAGTCATAATGAAGTGATCTTTATTAAATCACGAAATGATATCATTAAAATTAAACATCAAGATATATTCTATATTAAATCTGATGTGGACTATACTGAAATATTTACCACTTCTAAAAAGTACCTTTCTTCCTCCTCTTTAAAAGAATGGAACCATAAATTGGACAACACATTTTGTCAGGTTCATCGATCGTATATTGTCAATTTAGAACACCTTCTTAAGATCTCTCAAAATAAAGTACACCTTTCTAATGAAGAAGTTATTCCAATTGGCCGAGCGTATAAAAAAGAGTTTATGGAGAAATGTAATTAA
- a CDS encoding Fur family transcriptional regulator, translating to MENYFIKDNNVVFIEGVNDDFLMKKFNSKREYLCNYGIRSTPFRTELLEIFMENSYGLTHKDLQQRIKSNPDKATIYRALDIFLEKGVIHKVPGFNSVSKYALTQEEVSCHSENHAHFLCKRCKKTFCMNDLALPEYTNFNGFSITSARLVLEGICPSCAEQEVVVG from the coding sequence ATGGAGAATTATTTTATTAAAGACAACAATGTTGTATTTATTGAGGGTGTTAATGACGATTTTTTAATGAAGAAATTTAATTCGAAGAGGGAATACCTTTGTAATTATGGGATTAGGAGTACACCATTTAGAACAGAATTGTTAGAGATTTTTATGGAAAATTCTTATGGTTTAACTCATAAAGATTTGCAACAAAGGATTAAATCAAACCCAGACAAAGCAACAATTTACAGAGCTCTTGATATTTTTTTAGAGAAGGGTGTTATTCATAAAGTGCCTGGGTTTAATAGCGTTTCGAAATATGCGTTAACTCAAGAAGAAGTAAGTTGTCATTCTGAAAATCATGCACATTTTTTATGTAAACGATGTAAGAAAACATTTTGTATGAATGATTTAGCACTCCCGGAGTACACAAATTTTAATGGTTTTAGTATTACTTCGGCAAGGCTAGTACTTGAAGGTATTTGTCCAAGTTGTGCTGAACAAGAAGTAGTTGTAGGTTAA
- a CDS encoding TonB-dependent receptor has product MNKKLTLFLYFITVALAFSQEKGTVITGSVMSEKGLPIDNVIVGIEGKNIVTFSDKDGYFSLKKVKQTKFNLIFTRLGYKKMVKAVDLENQPSSEFNIVLIEDVVAIDEVVITGKSNSTTVEESGFAVQSIDLEVFKNSTIDMNQVLNRTSGVRIRESGGVGSDYNFSLNGLSDYRVRFFVDDIPTDYLGDAYKLNNFPVNLIDRVDVYKGVVPVDLGADALGGAVNIIPTETLDSYLDASYSYGSFNTHRLAVNSQYRHEKSGFTVRPKLFYNFSNNNYTMYDMEVYVDKEWKTVDVERFHDDFMSYTAMLEGGFTQVKWADDLIIGHSFTRTEDDAQTDFYGNPRGEVRSEEDSHITTLKYSKSNLLDDRMSVKLFAVYNTRNFISIDTTSNRYNWLGEVTRVTNDNSAELFNQKTLYEFEQKTFIYRGNVKYKLFENHTINANYIGYQVERQGENRLGTPENEPFRTPNKLRKNIFGISYNAHLMSNRLNLNVALKNYHFYMYTRNAKYLKDHSVEIEDLETTKSEMGYAISGRYFILPQLLIKSSFERGYRLPEPVEVFGDGLAIYANPELQPEATYNLNFGFNYNPSFGKNKLKTGVNFFRRDVDNFTFRESFIRGSRYENILSVLIYGYELDLEWQWNNRLFWNANISRQYVLNNEKVDATGDESRVYRDQLPNTPYLFGNLGASYSLLPSKKVGLLLSYNLNYVHEFFLGYESIAQGGEKNIIPTQLLHNVGITASTKDNRYNISLESKNIFNALAFDNFNIQKPGRAFYMKVRYFLR; this is encoded by the coding sequence TTGAACAAAAAATTAACACTCTTTCTTTATTTTATAACTGTTGCTCTAGCTTTTTCTCAAGAAAAGGGTACCGTTATCACTGGTTCTGTAATGAGTGAAAAAGGTCTACCTATTGATAATGTAATTGTAGGTATTGAAGGAAAAAATATTGTCACCTTCTCTGATAAAGATGGATACTTTAGTTTAAAGAAAGTAAAGCAAACAAAGTTCAACCTTATTTTTACTCGTTTAGGCTATAAAAAAATGGTGAAAGCGGTTGATCTTGAAAATCAACCATCTTCTGAATTCAATATCGTTTTAATTGAAGATGTTGTTGCCATCGATGAGGTGGTGATTACTGGAAAATCTAACTCTACTACAGTAGAAGAAAGTGGTTTTGCTGTGCAATCAATAGACTTGGAAGTATTTAAAAACTCCACAATCGATATGAACCAAGTATTGAACAGAACATCGGGAGTTCGTATTCGAGAATCGGGTGGAGTGGGTTCAGATTATAACTTCTCGTTAAATGGTTTATCTGATTACAGGGTCCGATTTTTTGTTGATGATATCCCAACGGATTATTTAGGTGATGCTTATAAATTAAATAACTTTCCTGTTAACCTGATTGATAGGGTTGATGTATACAAAGGTGTAGTGCCCGTCGATTTAGGAGCCGATGCACTTGGTGGTGCTGTTAATATAATTCCTACAGAAACTTTAGATTCATATTTAGATGCTTCTTATAGCTATGGTTCTTTTAATACCCATCGATTAGCAGTAAACAGTCAGTATAGACATGAAAAGTCTGGTTTTACTGTAAGACCCAAACTATTCTATAATTTTAGTAATAACAACTACACCATGTACGACATGGAAGTGTATGTAGATAAAGAATGGAAAACGGTAGATGTAGAGCGTTTTCATGATGACTTTATGTCTTATACTGCAATGTTGGAAGGTGGTTTTACACAAGTAAAGTGGGCTGATGATTTAATTATTGGTCACTCATTTACAAGAACTGAAGATGATGCACAAACGGATTTTTATGGTAATCCAAGAGGAGAGGTAAGGTCCGAGGAAGATAGTCATATAACTACACTTAAGTATAGTAAATCAAATTTATTAGACGATAGAATGTCAGTGAAGTTATTTGCGGTGTACAACACAAGAAACTTTATCAGTATAGATACCACTTCGAATAGGTACAATTGGCTTGGTGAAGTAACAAGAGTCACAAATGATAACTCTGCGGAATTATTCAATCAGAAAACTCTTTATGAGTTTGAGCAGAAAACATTTATATACAGAGGTAATGTTAAATATAAGCTATTTGAAAACCATACAATTAATGCCAATTACATTGGTTACCAAGTAGAAAGACAAGGCGAAAACCGTTTAGGAACCCCTGAGAATGAACCATTCCGTACTCCAAATAAATTAAGGAAAAACATTTTTGGCATATCGTATAATGCTCACTTAATGAGTAATCGATTAAACTTAAATGTGGCATTAAAGAATTACCATTTCTACATGTATACTAGAAATGCAAAGTACCTGAAAGACCACTCTGTAGAAATCGAAGACCTAGAAACCACTAAAAGTGAGATGGGGTATGCGATTAGCGGCCGTTATTTTATACTCCCTCAATTACTCATTAAAAGTTCATTTGAAAGAGGATATAGATTACCAGAACCTGTAGAAGTTTTTGGTGATGGTTTAGCCATTTATGCAAACCCTGAACTTCAGCCAGAAGCAACTTATAACCTTAATTTTGGCTTCAATTATAACCCTAGTTTTGGGAAGAACAAGCTAAAAACGGGTGTTAACTTCTTTAGGAGAGATGTGGATAACTTCACATTTAGAGAATCATTTATTAGAGGTAGTCGGTATGAAAATATCCTAAGTGTTTTGATCTATGGCTATGAATTAGATTTAGAGTGGCAGTGGAACAACAGATTATTTTGGAATGCCAATATCTCTAGACAATATGTTCTAAATAATGAAAAAGTAGATGCTACAGGTGATGAAAGTAGAGTGTACAGAGATCAATTACCTAACACACCTTACCTATTTGGAAATTTGGGTGCTAGTTACAGCTTACTGCCATCAAAGAAAGTGGGTTTACTCCTAAGTTATAACCTGAATTATGTACATGAGTTTTTCTTAGGTTATGAATCTATTGCTCAAGGAGGAGAGAAGAATATTATACCTACTCAATTATTGCATAATGTTGGTATTACCGCTTCAACAAAAGACAATCGCTACAATATAAGTCTAGAATCAAAGAACATTTTTAATGCTTTGGCTTTCGACAATTTTAATATTCAGAAACCAGGAAGAGCCTTTTATATGAAGGTAAGGTACTTCTTGCGATAG
- a CDS encoding MerC domain-containing protein: protein MNTLSLKSDVLGAAISFLCLLHCIATPLFFLVDSCTTSGCCEASPVWWKQFDILFVLISFVAVYRSIKISRRRIIQILFSISWIVLLGIVMNEQFHWMSIHENLIFVPTLSLIALHLYNRKDCKCAGDTCCS, encoded by the coding sequence ATGAATACATTAAGTCTTAAATCTGATGTTTTAGGTGCTGCGATTAGCTTTTTATGCTTATTACATTGTATTGCTACTCCTCTTTTCTTTTTGGTTGATAGCTGTACAACAAGTGGTTGCTGTGAAGCCTCTCCAGTTTGGTGGAAACAATTTGATATACTTTTTGTATTGATCTCTTTTGTTGCTGTTTATCGTTCAATTAAAATCAGTAGAAGACGAATCATCCAGATATTGTTCAGTATTAGTTGGATTGTGCTTTTAGGCATTGTTATGAATGAGCAATTCCATTGGATGAGTATTCATGAAAATCTTATTTTTGTTCCTACTCTTTCATTAATTGCATTACATTTATACAATAGGAAAGATTGTAAATGTGCAGGAGATACCTGTTGCAGTTAA